The following are from one region of the Fusarium keratoplasticum isolate Fu6.1 chromosome 4, whole genome shotgun sequence genome:
- a CDS encoding MaoC-like domain-containing protein, which translates to MSTSDRPVKNASGRYDNVDFNKAAGFEYPPMKCSYNRRDVLLFANAIGVKQAERHFLFELHPKFAAFPTFPINLAFKQTSQDVIDFIASMSSTNVPGVPPFDAQKSVDGERGIEILKPLPVSSDGLDLEVRNKVIGVYDKGGAMILDAEQQLVDTKTGTVYVKMTSMAFGMGQGGYGGPRGPSKPTPKIPNRAPDAVSTFQTTPEVALLYRLCGDYNPLHADEAFGKRAGFKGTILHGLGTWNITAVQVLRELGGSDPTRFKKFGARFKSAVYPGDELETRMWIVGSSDGADDVLFETVVKGDGRVALSNGYARIAHEGSKL; encoded by the exons ATGAGTACGAGCGACAGACCTGTAAAGAACGCCTCGGGGCGATACGACAATGTCGACTTTAAcaaggctgctggctttGAGTATCCTCCGATGAAGTGCTCTTACAACCGTCGCGATGTGCTACTATTT GCCAATGCCATTGGCGTCAAACAAGCTGAGCGACACTTCTTGTTTGAGCTCCACCCCAAGTTTGCTGCTTTTCCCACTTTCCCCATCAATCTCGCTTTCAAGCAGACTTCTCAAGATGTCATCGACTTCATCGCTAGTATGAGTTCAACAAACGTGCCTGGAGTCCCGCCGTTTGATGCTCAGAAGTCGGTGGATGGGGAGAGGGGCATTGAGATTCTCAAGCCTTTGCCTGTTAGCTCTGATGGACTTGATTTGGAGGTTCGGAACAAGGTCATTGGTGTTTACGATAAGG GCGGGGCCATGATCCTCGACGCTGAACAGCAGCTCGTAGATACCAAGACTGGCACTGTCTACGTCAAGATGACCTCGATGGCCTTTGGAATGGGTCAAGGTGGCTACGGTGGTCCTCGAGGTCCCTCCAAACCAACCCCAAAGATCCCCAATCGTGCACCAGATGCTGTTTCCACCTTCCAGACAACACCCGAAGTTGCACTTCTCTATCGCCTATGCGGCGACTACAACCCCCTCCACGCCGACGAAGCCTTTGGTAAGCGCGCTGGCTTCAAGGGAACCATTCTCCACGGCTTGGGGACGTGGAACATTACCGCTGTGCAAGTGCTGAGGGAGCTTGGTGGCTCTGATCCTACTAGGTTCAAGAAGTTTGGCGCTAGGTTCAAGAGCGCTGTGTATCCTGGAGATGAGCTTGAGACGAGGATGTGGATTGTTGGGTCTAGTGATGGGGCGGATGATGTCTTGTTTGAGACTGTTGTGAAGGGGGATGGGCGTGTGGCCTTGTCGAATGGCTATGCACGTATTGCTCACGAGGGGAGTAAGCTGTAG